A DNA window from Prochlorococcus marinus XMU1406 contains the following coding sequences:
- the thiC gene encoding phosphomethylpyrimidine synthase ThiC: MRSSWIKPRLGKDNVTQMNFARNGHITEEMDFVAKKENLPSSLIMEEVARGRLIIPANINHLNLEPMSIGIASRCKVNANIGASPNASDINEEVEKLKLAVKYGADTVMDLSTGGVNLDEVRQAIIHESPVPIGTVPVYQALESVHGSIDRLTEDDFLHIIEKHCQQGVDYQTIHAGLLIEHLPKVKGRITGIVSRGGGILAQWMLHHFKQNPLYTRFDDICEIFKKYDCTFSLGDSLRPGCLHDASDDAQLAELKTLGELTRRAWEHNVQVMVEGPGHVPMDQIEFNVRKQMEECSEAPFYVLGPLVTDISPGYDHISSAIGAAMAGWYGTSMLCYVTPKEHLGLPNAEDVREGLIAYKIAAHAADIARHRAGARDRDDELSHARYNFDWNKQFELSLDPERAKQYHDETLPEEIFKKAEFCSMCGPKHCPMNSKISDESLDQLKDKLEECNTSV; encoded by the coding sequence ATGAGAAGTTCTTGGATTAAGCCTCGCCTTGGGAAAGATAATGTAACTCAGATGAATTTTGCGAGAAACGGACATATCACTGAAGAAATGGATTTTGTTGCTAAAAAAGAAAATCTTCCTTCTTCTTTGATAATGGAAGAAGTAGCAAGAGGAAGATTAATTATTCCAGCTAATATAAATCATTTGAATCTTGAGCCAATGTCTATAGGCATTGCTTCTAGATGCAAAGTTAATGCCAATATTGGTGCTTCCCCTAATGCAAGTGATATCAATGAAGAAGTAGAGAAGCTAAAACTAGCGGTTAAATATGGGGCTGATACGGTTATGGATCTTTCTACAGGAGGAGTAAATTTAGATGAAGTGCGGCAAGCAATTATTCACGAGTCTCCTGTTCCCATAGGAACTGTTCCTGTTTATCAAGCTTTAGAAAGTGTTCATGGTTCAATAGATAGATTAACTGAAGACGATTTTCTTCATATTATTGAAAAACATTGTCAGCAGGGCGTAGATTATCAAACTATTCATGCTGGGCTATTAATAGAGCATTTGCCAAAAGTCAAAGGAAGAATTACTGGAATTGTTAGTAGGGGGGGAGGTATTTTAGCCCAATGGATGTTACATCACTTTAAGCAAAATCCTCTTTACACAAGGTTTGATGACATTTGTGAGATTTTTAAGAAATATGATTGTACTTTTTCTCTTGGAGATTCATTAAGGCCTGGATGCTTGCATGATGCTTCTGATGATGCTCAGCTAGCTGAATTGAAGACTTTAGGCGAGCTTACTCGAAGAGCATGGGAACATAATGTTCAAGTCATGGTTGAGGGTCCTGGGCATGTACCTATGGACCAAATTGAGTTTAATGTGCGAAAGCAAATGGAAGAATGTTCAGAAGCCCCCTTTTATGTGCTCGGTCCATTAGTGACAGATATATCTCCTGGTTACGACCATATATCAAGTGCTATCGGGGCTGCAATGGCAGGGTGGTATGGAACTTCTATGTTATGTTATGTAACCCCAAAAGAACATCTAGGTCTACCAAATGCAGAAGATGTCAGAGAAGGTTTAATTGCTTATAAAATAGCTGCTCACGCTGCCGATATAGCGAGACATAGAGCTGGAGCTCGTGATCGAGATGATGAACTTAGTCATGCAAGGTATAACTTTGATTGGAATAAACAATTCGAACTTTCATTAGATCCGGAAAGGGCAAAGCAGTACCATGATGAAACTTTACCTGAAGAAATCTTTAAAAAGGCTGAGTTTTGTTCAATGTGTGGACCTAAACATTGTCCAATGAATTCAAAGATTTCTGATGAATCTCTTGATCAGTTAAAGGATAAACTTGAAGAATGTAATACTTCAGTTTAG
- a CDS encoding amidohydrolase, translating into MIRDQFYKKIDSFSDELINLRRHIHAHPELSGLENQTAILISGFLKNIGWNVRESIGRTGVIADFGPLDKGIIGLRVDMDALPIFEETKLSFSSKVDGVMHACGHDLHISIGLGVAKIIKDLKLNFGTRIIFQPAEEIASGARWMIKDGATNGLTHILGVHVYPDLSVGTIGIKEGSLTAAAGEIKVEIKGKSGHGARPHEGVDAIWAASKVISGIQESITRKLDPLDPVVITFGKINGGNAFNVLAEKVNLIGTVRCTNLKVFKNIGNWLNENIISLANSCGADAKVVFREITPAVNNNSEINRVFRDSGIKVLGQENVIELQKPSLGAEDFAEFLNEIPGAMFRLGVSSSNSCAPLHSSKFNPDERAIAVGIKVITESIVKLNNEKIKTIGK; encoded by the coding sequence ATGATTAGAGATCAGTTTTATAAAAAAATTGATTCGTTTAGTGATGAATTAATTAACTTAAGAAGACATATCCATGCACATCCGGAATTAAGTGGACTTGAAAATCAAACAGCGATCTTGATAAGTGGTTTTTTAAAGAATATTGGTTGGAATGTCAGAGAATCTATAGGTAGGACAGGAGTTATAGCTGATTTTGGGCCCTTAGATAAGGGTATTATAGGTTTAAGGGTGGACATGGATGCGTTGCCAATATTTGAAGAAACTAAATTAAGTTTTTCTTCAAAAGTAGATGGTGTTATGCATGCTTGTGGTCACGATTTGCATATATCGATTGGATTGGGTGTGGCAAAGATCATAAAGGATTTAAAATTAAATTTTGGTACTCGGATAATTTTTCAGCCTGCTGAAGAAATAGCAAGTGGAGCTAGATGGATGATTAAGGATGGTGCAACTAATGGGTTGACCCATATTTTGGGAGTGCATGTGTATCCTGATTTATCCGTAGGGACTATTGGTATTAAAGAGGGGAGTTTAACTGCAGCTGCGGGAGAAATTAAGGTAGAGATTAAAGGAAAATCAGGCCATGGTGCTCGACCTCATGAAGGAGTTGATGCTATTTGGGCGGCATCTAAAGTTATCTCGGGAATTCAAGAATCAATAACACGGAAGTTAGATCCTTTAGATCCTGTAGTTATAACTTTTGGGAAAATTAATGGCGGTAATGCATTCAATGTTCTTGCAGAAAAGGTTAATTTAATTGGTACGGTTAGATGCACTAATCTTAAAGTATTTAAGAATATTGGTAATTGGCTTAATGAAAATATCATTTCTTTAGCTAATAGTTGCGGAGCTGATGCAAAAGTAGTTTTTAGAGAAATAACTCCAGCAGTTAATAATAATTCTGAAATTAATAGAGTCTTCAGAGATTCGGGAATTAAAGTTTTAGGTCAAGAAAATGTTATCGAATTACAAAAGCCATCATTAGGAGCTGAGGATTTTGCTGAATTCTTAAATGAGATTCCAGGAGCTATGTTTAGGCTAGGTGTTTCTAGTTCAAATAGTTGTGCTCCTCTTCATAGTTCTAAATTCAATCCAGATGAAAGAGCTATTGCTGTTGGAATTAAAGTCATAACAGAATCCATAGTAAAATTAAACAATGAAAAAATTAAGACAATAGGTAAATGA
- a CDS encoding tetratricopeptide repeat protein, with protein MITFKKVKVCFVLIFVFSNIFFIAPCYSSSLREDLFKNALDLSSGGQFNLALQKWNQYLDSYPDDAAGFSNRGNVRLVIGDVDGSIEDQNKAISLNPSEIDPYINRGIAEEALGLWSQAKKDYVFVISQDSTNFSALYNLANVEGSTSDWEKARDFFSKAALYNPGFAMARSSMALADFQLGNINESEKELKKLIRRYPTFADARAALTALNWSKGQSGNAESNWIAVTELDPRYSDEEWLKKIRRWPPQPIKELMNFINLK; from the coding sequence ATGATAACTTTTAAAAAAGTTAAGGTTTGTTTTGTATTAATTTTTGTTTTTTCAAATATTTTTTTTATTGCGCCATGCTATTCATCATCTTTGAGAGAGGATTTGTTTAAAAATGCGTTAGATTTAAGTTCAGGCGGGCAATTTAATCTCGCTTTACAAAAATGGAATCAATATCTCGATTCTTATCCTGATGATGCTGCAGGTTTCAGTAATAGAGGAAATGTAAGACTTGTTATAGGAGATGTAGATGGATCAATAGAGGATCAAAATAAGGCGATAAGTCTGAATCCTAGTGAAATAGATCCTTACATTAACAGGGGAATAGCAGAGGAAGCATTGGGTCTATGGTCACAAGCCAAAAAAGATTATGTTTTCGTTATTTCGCAAGATAGTACAAATTTTTCTGCATTATATAATTTGGCTAATGTAGAGGGATCTACATCAGATTGGGAAAAAGCAAGAGATTTTTTTTCAAAAGCTGCTTTATATAATCCTGGATTTGCTATGGCTAGGTCAAGTATGGCGTTAGCAGATTTTCAGTTGGGTAATATTAATGAATCTGAAAAAGAATTAAAAAAATTAATTAGACGTTATCCAACTTTTGCAGATGCTAGGGCAGCTTTAACAGCTTTGAATTGGTCCAAGGGTCAATCTGGCAACGCAGAGAGTAATTGGATAGCGGTAACTGAATTAGATCCTAGATATAGTGATGAAGAGTGGTTAAAAAAAATTAGAAGATGGCCTCCACAACCAATTAAAGAGTTAATGAACTTTATCAATTTAAAATAA
- the ruvB gene encoding Holliday junction branch migration DNA helicase RuvB: MAIISSNIGDNEFSLRKKELRLVDSKIIPEEKRNKNLNLARPLTFKEFIGQEKLKSSLRIAIDASIFRKEPLEHTLLYGQPGLGKTTLAFLIANELNTKCRIATAPAIERPRDIVGLLLGLKEGEVLFIDEIHRLNRLTEELLYSAMEDFRLDLTMGSNRGTRCRTINLPRFTLIGATTKLSSISAPLRDRFGISQKIEFYTYDELKQIIFNFSRLINLNLDDEASYDLAKISRGTPRIALRLLRRIRDYAQVVKKTNMISANLIKKALNSYQIDEKGLDSLDRHYLSFLNQNNNSPIGLDSIAAGLGDDSSMLEFIVEPYLIKIGFLMRTPRGRLLTALGKKYIDSKNDNF; the protein is encoded by the coding sequence ATGGCAATAATTTCTTCCAATATAGGCGATAATGAGTTTTCTCTTCGTAAAAAAGAGCTTAGGTTAGTTGATTCAAAAATCATTCCAGAAGAAAAGAGAAATAAAAATCTTAACTTAGCTCGGCCTCTTACTTTTAAAGAATTTATTGGCCAAGAAAAACTAAAATCATCTTTAAGAATAGCCATAGATGCTTCAATTTTTAGAAAAGAACCTTTGGAGCATACTCTTTTATATGGACAGCCTGGTTTAGGTAAGACTACTCTTGCTTTTTTGATAGCCAATGAATTGAATACAAAATGTAGGATAGCAACTGCACCAGCTATTGAAAGACCTAGAGATATTGTAGGTTTACTTCTTGGATTAAAAGAAGGTGAAGTTTTATTTATCGATGAGATACATCGCTTAAATAGACTAACTGAAGAGTTGTTATATTCTGCAATGGAAGATTTTAGACTCGACTTAACTATGGGATCTAATCGAGGAACCCGTTGCAGAACTATAAATCTTCCTAGGTTCACTCTGATTGGCGCGACTACTAAATTATCCTCAATAAGTGCCCCTCTAAGAGATAGATTTGGTATATCTCAGAAAATTGAATTTTATACTTATGATGAATTAAAACAAATTATTTTTAATTTTTCCCGATTAATAAACCTTAATTTAGATGATGAAGCATCTTATGATTTAGCAAAGATATCTCGAGGGACTCCAAGAATTGCTTTAAGATTATTAAGACGAATTAGAGATTATGCTCAAGTTGTCAAGAAAACTAATATGATCTCTGCGAATTTAATAAAAAAAGCTTTAAATTCATACCAAATAGACGAAAAAGGTTTGGATTCTCTAGATAGACACTATTTATCTTTTCTTAATCAAAACAATAATAGTCCAATTGGCCTTGATTCAATTGCAGCTGGCTTGGGTGATGATTCTTCAATGTTAGAATTTATAGTTGAGCCATACTTAATCAAAATTGGTTTTCTCATGAGAACTCCTAGAGGAAGATTGCTTACTGCTTTAGGAAAGAAGTACATTGATTCAAAAAATGATAACTTTTAA
- the smpB gene encoding SsrA-binding protein SmpB translates to MAKNSNKVKKNTNKENNFKLLAENRYAKFQYAISETIEAGIELLGTEVKSIRNGKANLRDGYCSFRDGEILLLNVHISPHKNVGSFFNHDPLRNRKLLLHKKEIIKMKSNTEKKGMTIVPLSLYLKGSWIKLTIGVGKGKKLHDKRQDEKQKSINKEINSALKR, encoded by the coding sequence ATGGCAAAAAATTCAAACAAAGTTAAAAAAAATACTAATAAAGAAAATAATTTTAAACTTCTAGCTGAGAATAGATATGCAAAATTTCAATATGCAATATCTGAAACAATCGAAGCTGGAATTGAGCTTTTAGGGACTGAAGTAAAGTCCATTAGAAACGGAAAAGCAAATTTAAGAGATGGGTACTGTTCATTCAGAGATGGTGAGATCTTATTATTAAATGTTCACATTTCACCACATAAAAATGTGGGGTCTTTCTTTAATCATGATCCATTAAGAAATAGAAAGTTGCTATTACATAAAAAAGAAATAATAAAAATGAAATCCAATACTGAAAAAAAAGGAATGACTATTGTTCCACTATCTCTTTATTTAAAAGGCTCATGGATCAAACTAACTATTGGAGTCGGCAAAGGGAAAAAATTACATGACAAACGCCAAGATGAAAAACAAAAAAGTATAAACAAAGAAATTAACTCTGCACTAAAAAGATAA
- the lysS gene encoding lysine--tRNA ligase yields the protein MSEIKEARLQKANSLASKGFASYAQSFRVSNTTKFLIQKFDYLENGQEEDFSVSLAGRVMAKRVMGKIAFFTISDQDGQIQLYLEKKVINLNLEKQKLLSFEDIKEIVDIGDWIGVHGTIKKTNKGELSIKVEKWEMLSKSLQPLPDKWHGLTDIEKRYRQRYLDLIVNPHSKNVFKTRAKCITFIRKWLDNRNFLEIETPILQSEAGGAEARPFITHHNTLDIPLYLRIATELHLKRMVVGGFEKVYELGRIFRNEGISTRHNPEFTSVEIYQAFSDYVDMMNLTEELVKDVVADACGSLIINYQNKEIDFSKPWSRISMKDIVKKYTGIDFDSFRGDFQAAKQAVKSINVELSNKVNTMGRLLNEVFEQKVESKLIEPTFVIDYPVEISPLARPHLDNKEMVQRFELFIVGRELANAFSELIDPVDQRERMQLQQSLRDEGDLEAHCIDEDFLNALEIGMPPTGGLGIGIDRLIMLITNSASIRDVIPFPLLKPEITSKKTEKLPLNEVK from the coding sequence TTGTCTGAAATAAAAGAAGCACGCTTACAAAAAGCTAATTCACTCGCTAGTAAAGGATTTGCTTCTTACGCACAGAGTTTTAGAGTTTCAAATACTACAAAATTTCTTATTCAAAAATTTGATTATTTAGAAAATGGTCAAGAGGAAGACTTTAGCGTTTCTCTCGCTGGTAGAGTCATGGCAAAAAGGGTAATGGGTAAAATTGCCTTTTTCACAATAAGCGATCAAGATGGTCAGATTCAGCTTTATCTAGAAAAAAAGGTTATTAATTTAAATTTAGAAAAACAAAAATTACTTTCTTTTGAAGATATCAAGGAAATAGTAGATATTGGTGATTGGATAGGCGTCCACGGAACTATTAAAAAAACTAATAAAGGTGAGCTTTCAATTAAAGTAGAAAAATGGGAAATGTTATCCAAATCATTACAACCTTTACCAGATAAATGGCATGGATTGACTGATATTGAAAAAAGATATAGGCAACGTTATCTAGATTTAATAGTGAATCCTCACTCTAAAAATGTATTTAAAACAAGAGCAAAATGTATAACTTTTATAAGAAAATGGCTAGATAATAGAAATTTTTTAGAAATAGAGACTCCAATTCTGCAATCTGAAGCTGGTGGTGCTGAAGCAAGACCATTTATTACTCATCATAATACATTAGATATTCCGCTGTATCTAAGAATAGCTACAGAATTACATTTAAAAAGGATGGTTGTTGGAGGATTTGAGAAAGTATATGAATTGGGAAGAATCTTCCGTAATGAGGGTATAAGTACAAGGCATAATCCAGAATTCACCTCAGTTGAAATTTATCAAGCTTTTTCTGACTATGTCGATATGATGAATTTAACAGAAGAATTGGTTAAAGATGTCGTAGCTGATGCATGTGGGTCTCTAATTATAAATTATCAAAATAAAGAAATTGATTTTTCTAAACCCTGGTCAAGAATATCCATGAAAGATATTGTCAAAAAATATACAGGGATTGATTTTGATTCTTTCAGGGGAGACTTTCAAGCAGCAAAACAAGCCGTTAAAAGTATAAATGTTGAATTATCCAATAAAGTCAATACTATGGGAAGACTTTTAAATGAAGTCTTCGAGCAAAAAGTAGAATCAAAACTTATAGAACCCACTTTTGTTATTGATTATCCTGTTGAAATTTCTCCTTTAGCTAGGCCTCATCTTGATAATAAAGAGATGGTTCAGAGATTTGAATTATTCATTGTTGGAAGAGAGCTAGCAAATGCCTTTAGTGAGTTAATAGATCCAGTAGATCAAAGAGAAAGAATGCAATTACAGCAATCTCTTAGAGATGAGGGAGATCTTGAGGCTCACTGTATAGATGAAGATTTCTTGAATGCTTTAGAGATTGGCATGCCTCCTACTGGAGGATTAGGCATAGGCATTGATAGGCTAATTATGTTAATTACTAACAGCGCATCAATTAGAGATGTAATCCCTTTCCCATTGTTAAAACCAGAAATAACTTCAAAAAAAACTGAAAAATTACCCTTGAATGAAGTAAAATAA
- the rpaB gene encoding response regulator transcription factor RpaB — protein sequence MSKARILVVDDEPAVLKVLVTRLQLAGYQVYSATNGEEALESFHRDSPDLIVLDVMLPKMDGFAVCRRIRAESVVPIIFLTALEAISERVAGLDLGADDYLSKPFSPKELEARIATILRRMGPTVSVTETKEVPSGKGVMKFGSLVVDTNRRQVSRAGERISLTYTEFSLLELLFDEPGKVVPRAEILEQLWGYPPRRAADLRVVDVYVARLRGKLEPDPRNPELILTVRGIGYASQRVGETATSLAS from the coding sequence ATGTCAAAAGCAAGAATTTTAGTTGTTGATGATGAACCAGCAGTTTTGAAGGTATTAGTTACGAGGCTTCAACTAGCTGGATATCAAGTTTATTCAGCCACTAACGGCGAAGAAGCTCTAGAGTCTTTTCACAGGGATTCCCCAGATTTGATAGTTCTTGATGTTATGCTTCCAAAAATGGATGGATTTGCTGTTTGTAGAAGAATTAGAGCTGAATCAGTAGTCCCAATAATATTCCTAACCGCTTTAGAGGCTATTTCAGAGAGAGTTGCAGGTTTGGATTTAGGTGCTGATGATTACTTATCTAAACCATTTAGCCCAAAAGAGTTAGAGGCTAGAATAGCTACCATCTTGAGAAGAATGGGCCCAACTGTATCGGTTACTGAAACTAAAGAAGTTCCTTCAGGAAAAGGAGTTATGAAATTTGGAAGTTTAGTTGTTGATACTAATCGCAGACAAGTTTCTAGAGCGGGAGAAAGAATTAGTTTAACTTACACTGAATTTAGCCTCTTAGAACTATTGTTTGATGAGCCTGGAAAGGTTGTTCCTAGAGCAGAAATATTAGAACAGCTATGGGGTTACCCTCCTCGTAGAGCTGCAGATTTAAGAGTTGTAGATGTATATGTAGCTAGATTAAGAGGGAAATTAGAACCAGATCCAAGAAATCCAGAATTAATATTAACTGTTAGGGGAATTGGTTACGCATCTCAGAGAGTTGGCGAAACTGCAACATCTTTGGCAAGTTGA